One window of the Hyla sarda isolate aHylSar1 unplaced genomic scaffold, aHylSar1.hap1 scaffold_662, whole genome shotgun sequence genome contains the following:
- the LOC130342974 gene encoding zinc finger protein 432-like isoform X1 yields MEKDLDVMEERILHVALEIMSLLSGEDYMVVKTEEGEGWSREQVPISLPPPHSLIHKGNSHQEILELINKMADLLTGEVPIRCQDVTVYFSMEEWEYIEGHKDLYQDIVMRGHHRPPTSPLDIDPTRMEKARKHMAARILHLTLEIIHLITGEDYTVVKKWSGECVTPRVSGGSGTTQSPTPEEPPPHSLIHEQKILELTTRMTELLTGEVPIRCQDVTVYFSMEEWEYIEGHKDLYQDIVMMGDHRPPTSQDGSNRRSPPERCPCPLYSQDCPEGNVPEKHQGGDLTNNVVEDEEERMRGHHPCMREAKEDMPGGVTPENPSKDTDGTFKLSLNYKVEDEDFMQHSPGEDFFPLTVHPGPYSTDLSYNAPNHGEPSPDPSQVVTTRTDQREGKRFYCGECKKEFTKNSDLITHRRSHTEEKYSCSLCGKCFTDKSELVSHERLHTAENPYSCSQCGERFAQKAVLVRHQETHTEKRLYQCPECEECFTDKPSFVKHMRSHTGEKPYSCLECWKCFTEKSSLVKHERSHTGERPYSCSECGKCFRDKSSLVKHERIHTGEKPYSCSECAKGFTDKSSLVKHERIHTGEKPYSCSECGKGFTRKSHLVRHQRIHTGEKPYSCSECGKGFTNKSNLVMHEGSHSGEKPYSCSECGKCFTYKSGLIIHERNHTGEKPYSCLKCGKCFTIKSHLVTHERSHTEEKPYSCSECGKCFTYKSLLVRHERIHTGEKPYPCLECGKGFITKSHLVIHERIHTGEKPYSCLECGKRFTDKSHLLKHNRSHKGEKPV; encoded by the exons ATGGAGAAGGACCTGGATGTGATGGAGGAGAGAATATTACACGTGGCCCTAGAGATCATGTCCCTGCTgagcggagag gattacatggTAGTGAAGACAGAAGAGGGGGAAGGATGGAGCAGGGAGCAGGTTCCTATATCGCTGCCTCCACCTCACTCACTGATACATAAGGGAAACAGTCATCAGGAGATCCtggaactcatcaacaagatggccgacctgctgactggagag gttcctataaggtgtcaggacgtcactgtctatttctccatggaggagtgggagtatatagaaggacacaaggatctgtaccaggacatagtcatgagggggcatcaccggcccccaacatcaccactgg ATATAGACCCAACAAGGATGGAGAAGGCCAGAAAGCACATGGCTGCCAGGATATTACACCTCACCCTAGAGATAATCCACCTGATaaccggagag gattacacagtagtgaagaagtggtCTGGTGAGTGTGTGACCCCCCGTGTGTCAGGAGGATCGGGCACCACCCAGAGCCCCACCCCCGAGGAGCCTCCACCTCATTCACTGATACAtgagcagaagatcctagaactgacCACCAGGATgactgagctgctgactggagag gttcctataaggtgtcaggacgtcactgtctatttctccatggaggagtgggagtatatagaaggacacaaggatctgtaccaggacatagtcatgatgggggatcaccggcccccaacatcacaag atggatccaATAGGAGAagtccacccgagaggtgtccctgtcctctgtattcccaggactgtccagagggaaatgtcccagagaagcatcag gggggagatctgactaataatgtagtggaggatgaagaagagaggatgaggggccatcacccgtgtatgagggaAGCGAAGGAGGatatgccaggaggtgttaccccag AAAATCCCAGTAAGGACACCGATGGAACCTTCAAATTATCACTAAATTATAAAGTAGAAGATGAAGACTTCATGCAGCACTCCCCAGGAGAGGACTTCTTTCCCCTTACTGTACATCCAGGACCTTACAGtacagatctatcatataatgcccctaatCATGGGGAACCTTCTCCTGACCCATCACAGGttgttaccacaaggacagaTCAGAGAGAAGGGAAAAGGTTTTATTGTGGTGAATGTAAAAAAGAGTTTACAAAAAATTCAGACCTCATAACCCACAGAAGaagtcacacagaggagaagtATTCATGTTCactatgtgggaaatgttttacagataAGTCAGAACTTGTGTCACATGAGAGACTGCACACAGCAGAGAATCCAtattcatgttcacaatgtggggAACGTTTTGCCCAAAAAGCAGTTCTTGTTCGACATCAAGAAACTCACACAGAAAAGAGACTATATCAGTGTCCTGAATGTGAGGAATGTTTTACAGATAAACCAAGCTTTGTTAAACAtatgagaagtcacacaggagagaagccatattcatgtttagaatgttggAAATGTTTTACAGAAAAATCAAGCCTTGTtaaacatgagagaagtcacacaggagaaagaccatattcatgttcagagtgtgggaaatgttttcgaGATAAATCAAGCCTCGTTAAACatgaaagaattcacacaggagagaagccatattcgtgTTCCGAATGTGCGAAAGGTTTTACTGATAAATCAAGCCTTGttaaacatgagagaattcacacaggagagaagccttattcatgttcagaatgtggtaaaggTTTTACACGTAAATCACATCTTGTaagacatcagagaattcacacaggggagaaaccatattcgtgttcagaatgtggtaaaggTTTTACaaataaatcaaatcttgttatgcATGAGGGAAGTCACTCAGgggagaaaccatattcatgttcagaatgtggaaaatgtttcacaTACAAATCAGGTCTTATTATACATGAGagaaatcacacaggagagaagccatattcatgtttaaaatgcgggaaatgttttacaattAAATCACATCTTGTGACAcacgagagaagtcacacagaagaaaagccatattcatgttcagaatgtggaaaatgtttcacaTATAAATCACTTCTTGTTaggcatgagagaattcacacaggagagaagccatatccatgtttagaatgtgggaaaggcTTTATAactaaatcacatcttgttatacatgagagaattcacacaggagagaagccatattcatgtttagaatgtgggaaacgcTTTACAGATAAATCACATCTTCTAAAGCATAACAGAAGTCACAAAGGAGAGAAGCCTGTATGA
- the LOC130342974 gene encoding zinc finger protein 260-like isoform X2 — MDIDPTRMEKARKHMAARILHLTLEIIHLITGEDYTVVKKWSGECVTPRVSGGSGTTQSPTPEEPPPHSLIHEQKILELTTRMTELLTGEVPIRCQDVTVYFSMEEWEYIEGHKDLYQDIVMMGDHRPPTSQDGSNRRSPPERCPCPLYSQDCPEGNVPEKHQGGDLTNNVVEDEEERMRGHHPCMREAKEDMPGGVTPENPSKDTDGTFKLSLNYKVEDEDFMQHSPGEDFFPLTVHPGPYSTDLSYNAPNHGEPSPDPSQVVTTRTDQREGKRFYCGECKKEFTKNSDLITHRRSHTEEKYSCSLCGKCFTDKSELVSHERLHTAENPYSCSQCGERFAQKAVLVRHQETHTEKRLYQCPECEECFTDKPSFVKHMRSHTGEKPYSCLECWKCFTEKSSLVKHERSHTGERPYSCSECGKCFRDKSSLVKHERIHTGEKPYSCSECAKGFTDKSSLVKHERIHTGEKPYSCSECGKGFTRKSHLVRHQRIHTGEKPYSCSECGKGFTNKSNLVMHEGSHSGEKPYSCSECGKCFTYKSGLIIHERNHTGEKPYSCLKCGKCFTIKSHLVTHERSHTEEKPYSCSECGKCFTYKSLLVRHERIHTGEKPYPCLECGKGFITKSHLVIHERIHTGEKPYSCLECGKRFTDKSHLLKHNRSHKGEKPV; from the exons atgg ATATAGACCCAACAAGGATGGAGAAGGCCAGAAAGCACATGGCTGCCAGGATATTACACCTCACCCTAGAGATAATCCACCTGATaaccggagag gattacacagtagtgaagaagtggtCTGGTGAGTGTGTGACCCCCCGTGTGTCAGGAGGATCGGGCACCACCCAGAGCCCCACCCCCGAGGAGCCTCCACCTCATTCACTGATACAtgagcagaagatcctagaactgacCACCAGGATgactgagctgctgactggagag gttcctataaggtgtcaggacgtcactgtctatttctccatggaggagtgggagtatatagaaggacacaaggatctgtaccaggacatagtcatgatgggggatcaccggcccccaacatcacaag atggatccaATAGGAGAagtccacccgagaggtgtccctgtcctctgtattcccaggactgtccagagggaaatgtcccagagaagcatcag gggggagatctgactaataatgtagtggaggatgaagaagagaggatgaggggccatcacccgtgtatgagggaAGCGAAGGAGGatatgccaggaggtgttaccccag AAAATCCCAGTAAGGACACCGATGGAACCTTCAAATTATCACTAAATTATAAAGTAGAAGATGAAGACTTCATGCAGCACTCCCCAGGAGAGGACTTCTTTCCCCTTACTGTACATCCAGGACCTTACAGtacagatctatcatataatgcccctaatCATGGGGAACCTTCTCCTGACCCATCACAGGttgttaccacaaggacagaTCAGAGAGAAGGGAAAAGGTTTTATTGTGGTGAATGTAAAAAAGAGTTTACAAAAAATTCAGACCTCATAACCCACAGAAGaagtcacacagaggagaagtATTCATGTTCactatgtgggaaatgttttacagataAGTCAGAACTTGTGTCACATGAGAGACTGCACACAGCAGAGAATCCAtattcatgttcacaatgtggggAACGTTTTGCCCAAAAAGCAGTTCTTGTTCGACATCAAGAAACTCACACAGAAAAGAGACTATATCAGTGTCCTGAATGTGAGGAATGTTTTACAGATAAACCAAGCTTTGTTAAACAtatgagaagtcacacaggagagaagccatattcatgtttagaatgttggAAATGTTTTACAGAAAAATCAAGCCTTGTtaaacatgagagaagtcacacaggagaaagaccatattcatgttcagagtgtgggaaatgttttcgaGATAAATCAAGCCTCGTTAAACatgaaagaattcacacaggagagaagccatattcgtgTTCCGAATGTGCGAAAGGTTTTACTGATAAATCAAGCCTTGttaaacatgagagaattcacacaggagagaagccttattcatgttcagaatgtggtaaaggTTTTACACGTAAATCACATCTTGTaagacatcagagaattcacacaggggagaaaccatattcgtgttcagaatgtggtaaaggTTTTACaaataaatcaaatcttgttatgcATGAGGGAAGTCACTCAGgggagaaaccatattcatgttcagaatgtggaaaatgtttcacaTACAAATCAGGTCTTATTATACATGAGagaaatcacacaggagagaagccatattcatgtttaaaatgcgggaaatgttttacaattAAATCACATCTTGTGACAcacgagagaagtcacacagaagaaaagccatattcatgttcagaatgtggaaaatgtttcacaTATAAATCACTTCTTGTTaggcatgagagaattcacacaggagagaagccatatccatgtttagaatgtgggaaaggcTTTATAactaaatcacatcttgttatacatgagagaattcacacaggagagaagccatattcatgtttagaatgtgggaaacgcTTTACAGATAAATCACATCTTCTAAAGCATAACAGAAGTCACAAAGGAGAGAAGCCTGTATGA
- the LOC130342974 gene encoding zinc finger protein 260-like isoform X3: MEKARKHMAARILHLTLEIIHLITGEDYTVVKKWSGECVTPRVSGGSGTTQSPTPEEPPPHSLIHEQKILELTTRMTELLTGEVPIRCQDVTVYFSMEEWEYIEGHKDLYQDIVMMGDHRPPTSQDGSNRRSPPERCPCPLYSQDCPEGNVPEKHQGGDLTNNVVEDEEERMRGHHPCMREAKEDMPGGVTPENPSKDTDGTFKLSLNYKVEDEDFMQHSPGEDFFPLTVHPGPYSTDLSYNAPNHGEPSPDPSQVVTTRTDQREGKRFYCGECKKEFTKNSDLITHRRSHTEEKYSCSLCGKCFTDKSELVSHERLHTAENPYSCSQCGERFAQKAVLVRHQETHTEKRLYQCPECEECFTDKPSFVKHMRSHTGEKPYSCLECWKCFTEKSSLVKHERSHTGERPYSCSECGKCFRDKSSLVKHERIHTGEKPYSCSECAKGFTDKSSLVKHERIHTGEKPYSCSECGKGFTRKSHLVRHQRIHTGEKPYSCSECGKGFTNKSNLVMHEGSHSGEKPYSCSECGKCFTYKSGLIIHERNHTGEKPYSCLKCGKCFTIKSHLVTHERSHTEEKPYSCSECGKCFTYKSLLVRHERIHTGEKPYPCLECGKGFITKSHLVIHERIHTGEKPYSCLECGKRFTDKSHLLKHNRSHKGEKPV; this comes from the exons ATGGAGAAGGCCAGAAAGCACATGGCTGCCAGGATATTACACCTCACCCTAGAGATAATCCACCTGATaaccggagag gattacacagtagtgaagaagtggtCTGGTGAGTGTGTGACCCCCCGTGTGTCAGGAGGATCGGGCACCACCCAGAGCCCCACCCCCGAGGAGCCTCCACCTCATTCACTGATACAtgagcagaagatcctagaactgacCACCAGGATgactgagctgctgactggagag gttcctataaggtgtcaggacgtcactgtctatttctccatggaggagtgggagtatatagaaggacacaaggatctgtaccaggacatagtcatgatgggggatcaccggcccccaacatcacaag atggatccaATAGGAGAagtccacccgagaggtgtccctgtcctctgtattcccaggactgtccagagggaaatgtcccagagaagcatcag gggggagatctgactaataatgtagtggaggatgaagaagagaggatgaggggccatcacccgtgtatgagggaAGCGAAGGAGGatatgccaggaggtgttaccccag AAAATCCCAGTAAGGACACCGATGGAACCTTCAAATTATCACTAAATTATAAAGTAGAAGATGAAGACTTCATGCAGCACTCCCCAGGAGAGGACTTCTTTCCCCTTACTGTACATCCAGGACCTTACAGtacagatctatcatataatgcccctaatCATGGGGAACCTTCTCCTGACCCATCACAGGttgttaccacaaggacagaTCAGAGAGAAGGGAAAAGGTTTTATTGTGGTGAATGTAAAAAAGAGTTTACAAAAAATTCAGACCTCATAACCCACAGAAGaagtcacacagaggagaagtATTCATGTTCactatgtgggaaatgttttacagataAGTCAGAACTTGTGTCACATGAGAGACTGCACACAGCAGAGAATCCAtattcatgttcacaatgtggggAACGTTTTGCCCAAAAAGCAGTTCTTGTTCGACATCAAGAAACTCACACAGAAAAGAGACTATATCAGTGTCCTGAATGTGAGGAATGTTTTACAGATAAACCAAGCTTTGTTAAACAtatgagaagtcacacaggagagaagccatattcatgtttagaatgttggAAATGTTTTACAGAAAAATCAAGCCTTGTtaaacatgagagaagtcacacaggagaaagaccatattcatgttcagagtgtgggaaatgttttcgaGATAAATCAAGCCTCGTTAAACatgaaagaattcacacaggagagaagccatattcgtgTTCCGAATGTGCGAAAGGTTTTACTGATAAATCAAGCCTTGttaaacatgagagaattcacacaggagagaagccttattcatgttcagaatgtggtaaaggTTTTACACGTAAATCACATCTTGTaagacatcagagaattcacacaggggagaaaccatattcgtgttcagaatgtggtaaaggTTTTACaaataaatcaaatcttgttatgcATGAGGGAAGTCACTCAGgggagaaaccatattcatgttcagaatgtggaaaatgtttcacaTACAAATCAGGTCTTATTATACATGAGagaaatcacacaggagagaagccatattcatgtttaaaatgcgggaaatgttttacaattAAATCACATCTTGTGACAcacgagagaagtcacacagaagaaaagccatattcatgttcagaatgtggaaaatgtttcacaTATAAATCACTTCTTGTTaggcatgagagaattcacacaggagagaagccatatccatgtttagaatgtgggaaaggcTTTATAactaaatcacatcttgttatacatgagagaattcacacaggagagaagccatattcatgtttagaatgtgggaaacgcTTTACAGATAAATCACATCTTCTAAAGCATAACAGAAGTCACAAAGGAGAGAAGCCTGTATGA